acgttttgttttattataaaatttatttaagttttatggCAATGTCCGCATACAagttggttttttttcttttttttttttcagtctaagtattttttttttcagtctaaGTTGACATATAATATATCTATTTTCTAGTGTTATCCCTTGATCCGGTAATCGGAGCTATTTCAGCTGGCAATGCTGTAGTCCTAAAACCGTCAGAAATTGCTCCTGCTACATCGTTGCTGCTCTCAAATTTTGTGGAGGAATATCTTGACAATTCTGCCATAAAAGTTGTTGAAGGGGCCATCGATGAAACAACTGCACTACTTGATCAGAAGTGGGACGGGATTCTGTACACAGgtttttttttagcattttaTCGGCTTACATAATTTCTTCTGACATCCGAAGATCTTGAATCGTAGATATTTGTATCAACAAACAGAAGTTGCAGGAGAACTCCCTTGCCATAGTTACATCTTGGAGGAGGCACTGTTGATTATAGTTCAGCGGTGCAGCCCTTGATGCAGTTTGGAGATATCAAAGTAGTAAAACATTCTCCTTAGTTATTAAGTCTCTTGTGAAGTAATTGCTGAGATTTCTACAGGTAGTGCAATAGTAGGTCGCATTGTGATGGCTGCTGCTGCAGTACACCTTACACCAGTAACTCTGGAACTTGGAGGGAAGTGCCCAGCTGTTGTTGATTCAAACTCTAACTTACAAGTAAGTGTTTCTCCTGGAGCTTGAATTATGTTTTCCATCTTAGTTTCTATGACGGATTAAACTTCTACGAACCTAAGGTTGCTGTTAGGAGGATAATTGCTGGCAAGTGGGCATGCAATAATGGGCAAGCTTGTACCGGTGTTGACTATATTATAACAACAAAAGAGTTCGCTCCAAATTTGGTAAGGTTGTCTCTGTGAAGACAAAACTTAGAAACGCCACGCTTCAATGGTATATTTCTTGATACATGCCTACGCTACAGATACATTCTTTAAGGATTGAACTGGAGAAGTTTTTTGGGAAAGATCCACTGAAATCAAAAGATATTTCCCGCATTGTGAGCTCCTTTCACTTTGCTCGTCTGGTAAAGCTCTTGGATGAGGATAAGGTATCCAATAAAGTTGTCTTTGGAGGTCAAAGGGATGAGAAACAATTGTGAGTAGTCGATTTAGCTTGCTGAGGCTTAAGTATGTTATATGAACCATCTTACATCAGTTGTCCTTAAATTTATTTCAGAAAGATAGCTCCAACCATATTGTTGGATGTGCCAGACGACGCACTGATAATGCAGGAGGAGATATTTGGGCCTTTAGTGCCCATTCTCACTGTGAGTACTATAGTTATATTAAGTACATCTTCCTCTGAGGCTTGTTCCTAGTGATATGGTCATGGAGAAAGTGCTCTAGATTGATGAAGGAAGTAAATTCACTATTTCTCTCCATTCATCTCCTAAATTTTTAGACACCTCAATGCTCTCtctttctacacacacacacacacacacagagttaATGGTGGTGACACCATTGCTTCGTGTGTCAAAATGGTCACGTTCCCTCAACTCTTCTTCCTGTAAAAGTATTACTCCTGGTGTCAACAGGTTGAGAACTTGGAAGACAGCATTGAAGTGATAAACTCAAAACCAAAGCCCCTTGCTGCATATCTCTTCACTAATGATGAGCAGCTGAAGAAGGCTTTTGTGCAAAATATTTCTTCTGGGGGCATGCTCATCAATGATACCATCATACATGTGATTATTCTCGTCCTGAAATTTATAGATTAGCCACATCTATTCCAGCGTGATCTTATTTCATATATACAGTCATGGTTGGATTCCGACATCAATACAAACCAaaatatcatcatcattataGTCAGATCTGTATGATTGGCATCTATGAAACAGTTTTAAGCTTTATGATGATTGGCCGATAGTTATATCCATAATTTTGAGATCATTAATATTAGTGAACAAAATTCTGCAGAAATAAGCTCTATGCTAATTTAGTTCTTCAGTGTGAGAGCAGATTAGTAAATTTGAGGAACACAATAAATTGATGAAAGTTGTGGATTTACTTTTAACAAATCTTTGTATCTTATGCTCTGTGCAGACCAAAGCattgaatataaatttaaattgctCCACTTGTAGACTTGAAACAAAATAACAGATACAGATGAGGTGCACAGTATTGAATTAGACTTTCACAATTTAAAGAGTAGGATCAAAGTGTCACATCTTCTACTCCCAAAATTTTGCTTATTCACAGGAAACATTGGTGTGCAAGCAGACCATAAAAATGCATGAAATATTATTGTGATCTAACTTTAGAGTTGCCTTCAAAGGGTCCAGAGTTTGTGTATTAGCATAATTTTACTCCACATATAAGCAGATACAGCTATTAGTACAAACGGTTCTGAAATTCGGACTCACATTTTACAGTTGCCTGTGTCTAATTGATCAATTTTTCATTGACATCTTATGAACTTCACAATGCAGGTTGTAGTTGATGGTTTACCTTTTGGTGGAGTTGGGGAGAGTGGAATGGGCTCATACCATGGGAAGTTTTCTTTTGATGCTTTTAGCCATAAGAAGGCAGTTCTATACAGAAGCTTTGATGGAGATGCATCTGTAAGGTACCCTCCATACACGCCTGAAAAGCAAAAACTATTGAAGCCCCTAATCAGTGGCAACATAATTGCCATCATACTTGCTTTGATTGGATGGTCGAAAGACTGAAAACGTAGATGCATGGGACTGTCACGTTGAAGTTCTGCTTGTCcaattgcttcttcttcttcttgaatgaatatatattttcaaatgcTCAATGCGTAGATATATTCTGCATATTAATAAAGAGCGTTAATGCATCAATGAATCCCAAGTTCTTTACAGATAACTTGAACTCCAATTTTCACCTACCTATATATCCACAAGGAAGGAAGACAGAAAAAGTTGAACACAAACAGCCAGCTGAAACCACGAAGTCGCCAACTTTAAGCAGGGCAATTAAAGTAGCCGAAAGAAAACCAAGAAACCAAGAATCATATCAAATAAATACCATTAACAAGCCAGATAGAAGCCGAAAC
The genomic region above belongs to Carya illinoinensis cultivar Pawnee chromosome 4, C.illinoinensisPawnee_v1, whole genome shotgun sequence and contains:
- the LOC122306131 gene encoding aldehyde dehydrogenase family 3 member H1-like isoform X1; this encodes MISIKLLGDCSLLYRYSIVDDGASRVFSYRFNTRKSTRTRVSLSNLARTSYRFKCCSASMSVVVEVEEKPKFDAGKAALLVKELRKSFNAGRTRSFEWRVRQLKSIEKMLEEKEKEITEALFKDLSKPGFEAFCEISQVKSSCKLALKELSRWMIPEKVKTSFTTYPSSAEIVSEPLGVVLIISAWNFPFLLSLDPVIGAISAGNAVVLKPSEIAPATSLLLSNFVEEYLDNSAIKVVEGAIDETTALLDQKWDGILYTGSAIVGRIVMAAAAVHLTPVTLELGGKCPAVVDSNSNLQVAVRRIIAGKWACNNGQACTGVDYIITTKEFAPNLIHSLRIELEKFFGKDPLKSKDISRIVSSFHFARLVKLLDEDKVSNKVVFGGQRDEKQLKIAPTILLDVPDDALIMQEEIFGPLVPILTVENLEDSIEVINSKPKPLAAYLFTNDEQLKKAFVQNISSGGMLINDTIIHVVVDGLPFGGVGESGMGSYHGKFSFDAFSHKKAVLYRSFDGDASVRYPPYTPEKQKLLKPLISGNIIAIILALIGWSKD
- the LOC122306131 gene encoding aldehyde dehydrogenase family 3 member H1-like isoform X2, yielding MISIKLLGDCRYSIVDDGASRVFSYRFNTRKSTRTRVSLSNLARTSYRFKCCSASMSVVVEVEEKPKFDAGKAALLVKELRKSFNAGRTRSFEWRVRQLKSIEKMLEEKEKEITEALFKDLSKPGFEAFCEISQVKSSCKLALKELSRWMIPEKVKTSFTTYPSSAEIVSEPLGVVLIISAWNFPFLLSLDPVIGAISAGNAVVLKPSEIAPATSLLLSNFVEEYLDNSAIKVVEGAIDETTALLDQKWDGILYTGSAIVGRIVMAAAAVHLTPVTLELGGKCPAVVDSNSNLQVAVRRIIAGKWACNNGQACTGVDYIITTKEFAPNLIHSLRIELEKFFGKDPLKSKDISRIVSSFHFARLVKLLDEDKVSNKVVFGGQRDEKQLKIAPTILLDVPDDALIMQEEIFGPLVPILTVENLEDSIEVINSKPKPLAAYLFTNDEQLKKAFVQNISSGGMLINDTIIHVVVDGLPFGGVGESGMGSYHGKFSFDAFSHKKAVLYRSFDGDASVRYPPYTPEKQKLLKPLISGNIIAIILALIGWSKD
- the LOC122306131 gene encoding aldehyde dehydrogenase family 3 member I1, chloroplastic-like isoform X3, which produces MISIKLLGDCSLLYRYSIVDDGASRVFSYRFNTRKSTRTRVSLSNLARTSYRFKCCSASMSVVVEVEEKPKFDAGKAALLVKELRKSFNAGRTRSFEWRVRQLKSIEKMLEEKEKEITEALFKDLSKPGFEAFCEISQVKSSCKLALKELSRWMIPEKVKTSFTTYPSSAEIVSEPLGVVLIISAWNFPFLLSLDPVIGAISAGNAVVLKPSEIAPATSLLLSNFVEEYLDNSAIKVVEGAIDETTALLDQKWDGILYTGSAIVGRIVMAAAAVHLTPVTLELGGKCPAVVDSNSNLQVAVRRIIAGKWACNNGQACTGVDYIITTKEFAPNLIHSLRIELEKFFGKDPLKSKDISRIVSSFHFARLVKLLDEDKVSNKVVFGGQRDEKQLKIAPTILLDVPDDALIMQEEIFGPLVPILTVVVDGLPFGGVGESGMGSYHGKFSFDAFSHKKAVLYRSFDGDASVRYPPYTPEKQKLLKPLISGNIIAIILALIGWSKD